In Nocardia sp. BMG111209, a genomic segment contains:
- a CDS encoding acyl-ACP desaturase, whose amino-acid sequence MTKELTQFELLRELEPVAEHHLERHLEMAKDWYPHDYVPWDQGRNFAAMGGADWEPSQSKLSEIAKVSLITNLLTEDNLPAYHREIAANFTQDGAWGTWVGRWTAEENRHAIVIRDYLTVTRAVDPVALERARMAHMTTGVPTPTDPRWGGVLMQVAYVTFQELATRLSHRNTGKVCDDPIADHMLQRVAADENLHMIFYRSLTGAALDLVPDRMMDDISYLVQRFEMPGRSMPNFRRYAIMMAKHGIYDPRQHLQEVIEPVLKHWNVFDRTDFGPRGEQARDELAAYLVKLDQDAAKFEEQRDRMLAREAAKDMQIA is encoded by the coding sequence GTGACCAAGGAACTGACGCAGTTCGAGCTGCTCCGGGAGCTGGAGCCGGTGGCCGAGCACCATCTCGAGCGCCACCTGGAAATGGCCAAGGACTGGTACCCGCACGACTACGTCCCCTGGGACCAGGGCCGCAACTTCGCAGCGATGGGTGGGGCCGACTGGGAGCCCTCCCAGTCGAAACTGAGCGAGATCGCGAAGGTCTCGCTGATCACCAACCTGCTCACCGAGGACAATCTGCCCGCCTACCACCGCGAGATCGCCGCCAACTTCACCCAGGACGGCGCGTGGGGCACCTGGGTGGGCCGGTGGACCGCCGAGGAGAACCGGCACGCCATCGTGATCCGCGACTACCTGACGGTGACCCGCGCGGTGGATCCGGTGGCCCTGGAACGGGCCCGGATGGCCCATATGACCACGGGCGTGCCCACTCCCACCGATCCGCGCTGGGGCGGCGTGCTCATGCAGGTCGCGTACGTGACCTTCCAGGAGCTCGCGACCCGGCTCAGCCACCGCAACACCGGCAAGGTCTGCGACGATCCGATCGCCGACCACATGTTGCAGCGGGTGGCCGCCGACGAGAACCTGCACATGATCTTCTACCGCTCGCTGACCGGCGCCGCGCTGGATCTGGTGCCGGACCGCATGATGGACGACATCAGCTATCTGGTGCAGCGATTCGAGATGCCGGGCCGCTCGATGCCCAATTTCCGCCGGTACGCCATCATGATGGCCAAGCACGGGATCTACGATCCCCGCCAGCATCTGCAGGAGGTCATCGAGCCGGTGCTGAAGCACTGGAACGTCTTCGACCGCACCGATTTCGGGCCGCGCGGCGAGCAGGCGCGCGACGAACTGGCCGCCTACCTGGTCAAGCTGGACCAGGACGCCGCCAAGTTCGAGGAGCAGCGCGACCGCATGCTCGCCCGCGAGGCCGCGAAGGATATGCAGATCGCGTAG
- a CDS encoding biotin--[acetyl-CoA-carboxylase] ligase, whose product MQRPPLDVDRLRREIAESPELKFFTRVDVVESTGSTNADLVVRSAEPEVDRQVLIAEAQEAGRGRHERTWVSPPRAQIAMSVLLRLGDIDPEVLGWLPLLTGIAVVDAIRAVTALDANLKWPNDVLIGGRKVAGILAEIATGAATPAVVVGIGLNVSLADAELPVPHATSLTLAGAPDTDRTAVVLGILAEFARRFTGWRDAAWDTAALATAYRERCATLGATVRAELPGGEVLTGVATDVDEHGRLLIDDRAVSAGDVTHLRAEY is encoded by the coding sequence ATGCAGAGGCCCCCGTTGGATGTCGATCGGCTGCGGCGCGAGATCGCCGAATCGCCGGAGCTGAAATTCTTCACCCGCGTCGATGTCGTGGAGTCGACCGGTTCGACCAACGCCGATCTGGTGGTCCGGTCCGCCGAGCCCGAGGTCGATCGGCAGGTGCTGATCGCCGAGGCGCAGGAGGCCGGGCGCGGCCGGCACGAGCGGACCTGGGTGAGCCCGCCGCGGGCCCAGATCGCGATGTCGGTGCTGCTGCGGCTCGGTGACATCGATCCGGAGGTGCTGGGCTGGCTGCCCCTGCTGACCGGTATCGCGGTGGTCGACGCGATCCGCGCGGTCACCGCGCTGGACGCGAACTTGAAGTGGCCCAACGATGTTCTGATCGGCGGCCGCAAGGTGGCGGGCATCCTCGCCGAAATCGCCACGGGCGCGGCAACTCCCGCGGTCGTGGTCGGGATCGGGCTCAACGTGAGCCTCGCCGACGCGGAATTGCCGGTGCCGCATGCCACTTCGCTCACCCTGGCCGGAGCGCCCGATACCGACCGGACCGCGGTGGTGCTCGGCATTCTCGCCGAGTTCGCGCGCCGGTTCACCGGCTGGCGGGACGCGGCCTGGGACACCGCGGCCCTCGCCACCGCCTACCGCGAACGCTGCGCGACCCTGGGCGCCACCGTCCGCGCCGAACTTCCCGGTGGCGAGGTACTCACCGGCGTCGCCACCGACGTCGACGAGCACGGCCGGCTGCTGATCGACGACCGTGCCGTATCCGCAGGCGACGTCACCCACCTGCGCGCCGAGTACTGA
- a CDS encoding DUF1707 domain-containing protein yields MAADSPDIRIGTAEREQAMQRLSDHFAAGRLSVAEFDERSGVVAAAVTRGDLAKVFTDLPEPVVAPPVSAGPVQRRPGGPRPEVVVPAVGIAVVLAVVLFLATHLWFWFLLIPVIVLARAGRSPNDREHRRREHREYRRRERRERRGH; encoded by the coding sequence ATGGCTGCAGATTCACCGGACATCCGCATCGGCACCGCGGAGCGCGAGCAGGCCATGCAGCGCTTGTCGGACCATTTCGCGGCGGGGCGGCTGTCGGTGGCGGAGTTCGACGAGCGCAGCGGTGTGGTCGCCGCCGCCGTCACCCGTGGCGACCTGGCGAAGGTGTTCACCGATCTGCCCGAACCGGTCGTCGCGCCGCCGGTGTCCGCCGGGCCGGTCCAGCGGCGGCCGGGCGGCCCCCGGCCCGAGGTGGTGGTTCCGGCGGTGGGCATCGCGGTGGTGCTGGCCGTGGTGCTGTTCCTCGCGACCCATCTGTGGTTCTGGTTCCTGCTGATCCCGGTCATCGTGCTCGCCCGCGCGGGGCGCAGTCCGAACGATCGCGAGCACCGCCGCCGGGAGCACCGGGAGTACCGCCGCCGGGAACGCCGGGAGCGCCGGGGACACTGA
- a CDS encoding acetyl/propionyl/methylcrotonyl-CoA carboxylase subunit alpha has translation MPSHASAQITKVLVANRGEIAVRVIRAAKDAGIASVAVYAEPDAEAPFVRLADEAFALGGQTSAESYLVFDKILEAAAKAGADAIHPGYGFLSENADFAQAVLDAGLIWIGPSPQSIRDLGDKVTARHIAQRANAPMAAGTKDPVKDATEVVDFAKEFGVPVAIKAAFGGGGRGMKVAHTIEEIPELFESATREATAAFGRGECFVEQYLDKARHVEAQVLADQHGNVIVVGTRDCSLQRRFQKLVEEAPAPFLSDEVRAKIHQSAKQICREAGYYGAGTVEYLVQGETVSFLEVNTRLQVEHPVTEETAGIDLVRQQFRIANGEELEIKEDPTPRGHAIEFRINGEDAGRNFLPAPGPVKEYREPSGPGVRVDSGVVEGSVIGGQFDSMLAKLIVWGETRTQALERSRRALAEYHIEGLATVLPFHRHIVENPAYIGDGTKFDVYTKWIETDWDNPIPPYTGAEPIDEDDEAARQTVVVEVGGRRLEVSLPSQFSVGAGVAAGGANGAGAVRKKPKPRKRGGGGMGAASGDAVTAPMQGTVVKVAVEEGQSVEAGDLIAVLEAMKMENPVNAHKAGVVTGLAVQPGAAITQGTVLAEIK, from the coding sequence GTGCCCAGCCATGCCAGCGCGCAGATCACGAAGGTCCTCGTAGCCAACCGGGGTGAGATCGCGGTGCGTGTGATCCGGGCCGCGAAGGATGCCGGGATCGCCAGCGTCGCGGTGTATGCCGAGCCGGACGCCGAGGCACCCTTCGTGCGGTTGGCCGACGAGGCGTTCGCGCTCGGCGGCCAGACCTCGGCGGAGTCGTACCTGGTGTTCGACAAGATTCTCGAGGCGGCCGCCAAGGCCGGCGCCGACGCGATCCACCCGGGCTACGGATTCCTCTCGGAGAACGCGGATTTCGCGCAGGCTGTGCTGGACGCGGGCCTGATCTGGATCGGCCCCTCCCCGCAGTCGATCCGCGATCTGGGTGACAAGGTCACCGCGCGGCACATCGCCCAACGCGCCAACGCACCGATGGCCGCGGGCACCAAGGATCCGGTGAAGGACGCCACCGAGGTGGTCGATTTCGCCAAGGAATTCGGTGTGCCGGTGGCGATCAAGGCCGCCTTCGGTGGTGGCGGCCGCGGCATGAAGGTCGCGCACACCATCGAGGAGATCCCCGAGCTGTTCGAATCCGCCACCCGTGAGGCCACCGCCGCCTTCGGTCGCGGTGAATGCTTCGTCGAGCAGTACCTGGACAAGGCCCGCCACGTGGAGGCCCAGGTGCTGGCCGACCAGCACGGCAACGTGATCGTGGTCGGTACCCGCGACTGCTCGCTGCAGCGGCGGTTCCAGAAGCTGGTCGAGGAGGCCCCGGCCCCGTTCCTGAGCGACGAGGTCCGTGCCAAGATCCACCAGTCCGCCAAGCAGATCTGCCGAGAGGCCGGTTACTACGGCGCCGGCACCGTGGAGTACCTGGTGCAGGGCGAGACGGTGTCCTTCCTCGAGGTCAACACCCGCCTGCAGGTCGAGCACCCGGTCACCGAGGAGACCGCGGGTATCGACCTCGTGCGGCAGCAGTTCCGGATCGCCAACGGCGAGGAACTGGAGATCAAGGAGGATCCGACCCCGCGCGGGCACGCGATCGAGTTCCGGATCAACGGTGAGGACGCGGGCCGCAACTTCCTGCCCGCCCCCGGCCCGGTGAAGGAGTACCGCGAGCCGTCCGGTCCCGGCGTGCGCGTCGATTCCGGTGTCGTCGAGGGCAGCGTCATCGGCGGTCAGTTCGACTCCATGCTGGCCAAGCTGATCGTGTGGGGCGAGACCCGCACCCAGGCGCTGGAGCGGTCGCGCCGCGCCCTGGCCGAGTACCACATCGAGGGCCTCGCCACCGTGCTGCCGTTCCACCGGCACATCGTCGAGAACCCCGCCTACATCGGCGACGGCACCAAGTTCGACGTCTACACCAAGTGGATCGAGACCGACTGGGACAACCCGATCCCGCCGTACACCGGTGCCGAGCCGATCGACGAGGACGACGAGGCCGCGCGCCAGACCGTCGTGGTCGAGGTCGGCGGCCGCCGGCTCGAGGTGTCGCTGCCGTCGCAGTTCAGCGTCGGCGCCGGTGTGGCGGCCGGTGGCGCCAACGGCGCGGGTGCCGTCCGCAAGAAGCCGAAGCCGCGCAAGCGTGGTGGCGGCGGCATGGGCGCCGCGTCCGGTGACGCGGTCACCGCGCCGATGCAGGGCACCGTGGTGAAGGTCGCCGTCGAGGAGGGTCAGTCGGTCGAGGCCGGCGACCTGATCGCGGTGCTGGAGGCCATGAAGATGGAGAACCCGGTCAACGCGCACAAGGCCGGTGTGGTCACCGGCCTCGCCGTCCAGCCCGGCGCCGCCATCACCCAGGGCACCGTGCTCGCCGAGATCAAGTAG
- a CDS encoding HAMP domain-containing sensor histidine kinase: MRRRILLSMLAALTLTTVVLGIPLAYTAWQWVADITRNDLRARLDRMSAEIVAQERDDGLVHGTLDLRSVRPLIPPGGRLTVIYPTPEDAALRIDAGVSRVPDPIVESLSMGTSGSLRLEAPSGQMHNMQRQAVGAVALVALASLAAGAAVAVVTARRVADPLRDVAARAARLAKGDFRADSRRHGITELDRVSDVLDSATVEIAGRLQREHALVADVSHQLRSRLTAVRLRLDELSAHSDPAVVHEAEEAMAQVDRLTAAIDELVRTSRDDGAADRDPVPVVAELRKVVSEWRLPFSEAGRMLMLSGDPLLRAPVTGSRLREAVAVLVDNALMHGDGDCTVSVRAVYGGPDLSPLVAVEVADEGEGVSDELAPHIFDRGFSGAGSTGVGLALARALIEADGGRLELQRRRPALFSVFLGKPGPQRSGIVNEPR; encoded by the coding sequence ATGCGCCGCCGAATCCTGCTGTCGATGCTGGCCGCATTGACCCTGACCACGGTGGTGCTCGGTATTCCGCTGGCCTATACGGCCTGGCAGTGGGTCGCCGACATCACCCGCAACGATCTGCGGGCCCGGCTGGACCGGATGTCCGCGGAGATCGTCGCGCAGGAACGCGACGACGGGCTGGTGCACGGAACCCTCGACCTGCGCTCGGTGCGGCCGCTGATCCCGCCGGGCGGCCGGCTGACGGTCATCTATCCGACCCCGGAGGACGCCGCGTTGCGGATCGACGCCGGGGTGTCGCGGGTGCCCGATCCGATCGTGGAATCACTGTCGATGGGCACTTCCGGATCGCTGCGGCTCGAGGCGCCGTCCGGGCAGATGCACAATATGCAGCGGCAGGCCGTCGGCGCGGTGGCCCTGGTGGCCCTCGCCTCGCTGGCGGCCGGTGCGGCGGTCGCGGTGGTGACCGCGCGCCGGGTCGCCGACCCGCTACGCGATGTGGCCGCGCGGGCCGCCCGGCTGGCCAAGGGCGATTTCCGGGCCGATTCCCGCCGGCACGGCATCACGGAACTGGACCGCGTCTCGGACGTGCTGGATTCGGCGACGGTCGAGATCGCGGGCCGGTTGCAGCGCGAGCACGCCCTGGTGGCCGACGTCTCCCATCAGCTGCGCAGCCGCCTGACCGCCGTCCGGCTCCGGCTCGACGAGTTGTCGGCGCACAGCGATCCGGCGGTGGTGCACGAGGCGGAGGAGGCGATGGCCCAGGTCGACCGGCTCACCGCGGCCATCGACGAGCTGGTCCGGACCTCCCGCGACGACGGCGCCGCCGATCGTGATCCGGTGCCGGTGGTGGCGGAACTGCGCAAGGTGGTCTCCGAGTGGCGGCTGCCGTTCAGCGAGGCCGGCCGGATGCTGATGCTGTCCGGCGATCCACTGCTGCGAGCGCCGGTCACCGGTTCGCGGCTGCGGGAGGCGGTGGCGGTGCTGGTGGACAATGCCCTGATGCACGGCGACGGCGACTGCACGGTCTCGGTGCGCGCGGTCTACGGCGGTCCGGATCTGTCGCCGCTGGTGGCGGTGGAGGTCGCCGACGAGGGTGAGGGCGTCAGCGACGAGCTGGCCCCGCACATCTTCGACCGCGGTTTCTCCGGCGCCGGTTCGACCGGTGTGGGGTTGGCGCTGGCCCGGGCACTGATCGAGGCCGACGGCGGTCGCCTGGAGCTGCAACGCCGGCGTCCGGCGCTGTTCAGCGTATTCCTCGGCAAACCGGGACCGCAGCGATCGGGCATCGTCAACGAGCCGCGCTGA
- a CDS encoding serine/threonine protein kinase has product MATRQFGEYRLERLIGRGAAGEVWLARDTAERSVALKILSVTGADPDYRRRFDREARIGSRLSNPHVVPIRAFGEEQGRLFLAMAYIPGIDVAARLHAGPLGAPEAVDLVSQVADALDAAHAAGLIHRDVKPANIRVHASGFAYLIDFGIARATDQPTITATGFTVGTLAYMAPERFTGHADASSDIYALACVLYECLTAQRPFGDTDAARQLHSHLHQPPPSVHKTDPAVPAALDAVIARGMAKKSKDRYPTAGAFAAAARTAVGMTQPVPRTPPDLDRAATPRPSTGTPAEPAHHQSNGSATPAGPQRPTGSPPEPSNPSGTPAPDGPRPPTGSPSESAHNTSDPGGTPTPGGPRPPAGSPQEPAHNTSNPAGTPARGGPRPPTGGPLESAHNTSDPAGTPTPSGPRLPAGSPLESARNASNPSGTAAPGGPQRPVGGPSEPVRHGSNPASPGARSGRQLSGGVPESARNSSNPVGTPMRPGQSGGPGWPSSAAAPGLAPPPGGAVAAGPRPTEVLPASDPALSGSYTGHSAALDRARPDPGGRRIKLAAIGVGTLVVVLALIAVISALASTLGNHQPSPAAPSSTTTAPHTSPRSTTVPPKPTTVPPSTPTKPFQLPSQLQIPIPPGFPTQFHIPGQTG; this is encoded by the coding sequence ATGGCGACGCGGCAGTTCGGCGAGTACCGGCTGGAGCGATTGATCGGCCGCGGGGCGGCGGGCGAGGTCTGGCTCGCGCGCGACACCGCCGAGCGGTCCGTCGCCCTCAAGATCCTCTCCGTGACCGGGGCGGATCCCGACTATCGGCGCAGGTTCGACCGCGAGGCGCGGATCGGATCCCGGCTCAGTAATCCGCATGTGGTGCCGATCCGGGCATTCGGCGAGGAACAGGGCCGGCTGTTCCTGGCGATGGCCTACATACCCGGCATCGACGTGGCGGCTCGGCTGCACGCCGGCCCGCTGGGCGCCCCGGAGGCGGTCGATCTGGTGTCGCAGGTCGCCGATGCCCTGGACGCCGCACACGCCGCCGGGCTGATCCACCGGGACGTCAAACCGGCCAACATCCGGGTACACGCGAGCGGATTCGCGTACCTCATCGATTTCGGCATCGCTCGCGCCACCGATCAGCCGACCATCACCGCAACGGGTTTCACCGTCGGCACGCTGGCGTACATGGCCCCGGAACGCTTCACCGGCCACGCCGACGCCAGCTCGGACATCTACGCCCTGGCCTGTGTGCTGTACGAATGCCTCACGGCGCAGCGCCCTTTCGGCGACACGGACGCGGCCCGCCAACTGCACTCCCACCTGCACCAACCGCCCCCGAGCGTCCACAAGACGGACCCCGCGGTCCCGGCCGCCCTGGACGCGGTCATCGCGCGCGGCATGGCGAAGAAGTCCAAGGACCGCTACCCCACCGCAGGCGCATTCGCGGCAGCCGCCCGCACGGCCGTCGGCATGACCCAACCGGTCCCCCGCACCCCACCCGACCTCGACCGCGCCGCAACCCCCCGCCCCTCGACCGGCACCCCCGCCGAGCCCGCACACCACCAGTCGAACGGGTCCGCGACCCCCGCCGGACCTCAACGCCCCACCGGCAGCCCACCGGAACCTTCCAATCCGAGCGGAACTCCCGCCCCTGACGGACCTCGACCTCCCACCGGCAGCCCTTCGGAATCAGCCCACAACACATCCGACCCGGGCGGAACCCCCACCCCCGGCGGACCCCGGCCCCCTGCCGGCAGTCCCCAGGAACCGGCCCACAACACATCCAATCCGGCCGGAACCCCCGCCCGCGGCGGACCTCGACCTCCCACCGGCGGTCCCCTGGAATCAGCGCACAACACATCCGACCCGGCCGGAACCCCCACCCCCAGCGGACCCCGGCTCCCTGCCGGCAGTCCCTTGGAATCAGCCCGCAACGCATCCAACCCGAGCGGAACCGCCGCGCCCGGCGGACCCCAGCGTCCTGTCGGCGGTCCGTCGGAACCGGTTCGCCACGGATCGAATCCGGCATCTCCTGGTGCTCGGTCCGGTCGACAGTTGAGCGGGGGCGTCCCGGAGTCGGCCCGCAATTCGTCGAATCCCGTGGGAACCCCGATGCGTCCGGGTCAGTCCGGTGGGCCCGGGTGGCCGTCGTCGGCCGCTGCTCCCGGCCTCGCCCCGCCGCCGGGTGGCGCTGTGGCGGCCGGGCCCCGGCCGACCGAGGTTCTACCGGCGTCGGATCCGGCTCTGTCCGGCAGCTACACCGGGCATTCCGCGGCGCTGGACCGGGCCCGGCCCGATCCGGGCGGCCGGAGAATCAAACTCGCGGCCATCGGCGTGGGCACCTTGGTGGTGGTGCTGGCTCTCATCGCGGTCATATCGGCGCTGGCGTCCACGCTGGGCAACCATCAACCGTCACCGGCCGCACCCAGTTCCACGACCACAGCACCACACACCTCGCCGAGAAGCACCACTGTGCCGCCGAAGCCGACCACCGTGCCGCCGAGCACCCCCACGAAGCCGTTCCAGCTGCCCTCCCAGTTGCAGATTCCGATCCCGCCCGGCTTCCCCACCCAGTTCCACATCCCCGGACAGACCGGATGA
- a CDS encoding response regulator transcription factor, with amino-acid sequence MTAVLLAEDDEAIAAPLSRALGREGYSVTVESFGPAVLQRALEGEHDLLILDLGLPGMDGLEVCRQVRARGADLAVLMLTARTDEVDFVVGLDAGADDYVGKPFRLAELLARVRALLRRSGIGDEAVEIGGVRLEPQARRVLVNGHEVNLANKEYELLKVLIDRAGQVVPRETILREVWGDADLRGSKTLDMHMSWLRRKIGDEGPVAERRIVTVRGVGFRFNAD; translated from the coding sequence GTGACCGCAGTACTGCTGGCCGAAGACGACGAGGCCATCGCCGCCCCGCTGTCCCGGGCACTGGGACGCGAAGGCTATTCGGTGACCGTGGAGAGTTTCGGTCCCGCGGTGCTGCAGCGCGCATTGGAAGGCGAGCACGATCTGCTGATCCTGGATCTGGGTCTGCCGGGCATGGACGGGCTGGAGGTGTGCCGGCAGGTGCGGGCGCGCGGCGCCGATCTCGCGGTGCTGATGCTCACCGCCCGCACCGACGAGGTCGACTTCGTCGTCGGGCTCGACGCGGGCGCCGACGACTATGTCGGCAAACCGTTCCGGCTCGCGGAGTTGCTGGCCCGGGTGCGAGCGTTGTTGCGCCGCAGCGGGATCGGCGACGAGGCGGTGGAGATCGGCGGTGTCCGGCTGGAGCCGCAGGCGCGCCGGGTACTGGTCAACGGCCACGAGGTGAATCTCGCCAACAAGGAGTACGAACTGCTCAAGGTGCTGATCGACCGGGCCGGCCAGGTGGTGCCGCGGGAGACCATCCTGCGCGAGGTGTGGGGCGACGCGGACCTGCGCGGCTCCAAGACCCTGGACATGCACATGTCCTGGCTGCGCCGCAAGATCGGCGACGAGGGCCCGGTGGCCGAGCGTCGCATCGTGACCGTCCGGGGTGTCGGCTTCCGGTTCAACGCCGACTAG
- a CDS encoding GtrA family protein, whose product MSFLDNVVRVLPPAVRELAYRHRELIKFAIVGATTFVIDSGIFYLLKLTVLSSKPITAKIISGVIAVIASYILNREWSFKGRGGREKHHEALLFFVVSGIGVLLSNIPLWASRYVFDLQVPHVSLTAENIADFVSAFVIGNLLQMVFRFWSMRRWVFPNEIDTLVEELEGRLYEEEQLGHS is encoded by the coding sequence GTGTCATTCCTAGACAACGTGGTCCGTGTGTTGCCGCCGGCGGTGCGAGAGCTCGCCTACCGGCATCGCGAGCTGATCAAGTTCGCGATCGTCGGCGCCACCACGTTCGTCATCGACAGCGGCATCTTCTACCTGCTCAAGCTGACCGTGCTGTCCTCCAAGCCGATCACCGCGAAGATCATCTCCGGTGTCATCGCGGTCATCGCGTCCTACATCCTGAACCGGGAGTGGTCGTTCAAGGGCCGCGGCGGACGCGAGAAGCATCACGAGGCGCTGCTGTTCTTCGTGGTCAGCGGCATCGGCGTGCTGCTCAGCAACATTCCGCTGTGGGCCTCGCGGTACGTGTTCGACCTGCAGGTCCCGCATGTCAGCCTGACCGCCGAGAACATCGCCGACTTCGTCAGCGCCTTCGTGATCGGCAATCTGCTGCAGATGGTGTTCCGGTTCTGGTCGATGCGTCGCTGGGTGTTCCCGAACGAGATCGACACCCTGGTCGAGGAGCTCGAGGGGCGGCTCTACGAGGAGGAGCAGCTCGGCCACAGCTGA
- a CDS encoding 5-(carboxyamino)imidazole ribonucleotide synthase, producing the protein MTTLCGVSARSFDSSGMPTVTMIGGGQLARMTHQAAVALGQSLRVLAEHPGDPAAQVSPEVVLGSHTDLAALRKAAVGSHALTFDHEHVPTEHLETLIAEGVNVQPPPRALVFAQDKLAMRRKLAELGVPEPPFVAVESVADALGFGDEHGWPFVLKAVRGGYDGRGVWMIGERAEAERLVTEQLAAGVTLLAEQKVDLKRELSAMVARSPFGQAAAWPVVETVQRDGQCAVVIAPAPGLPSAAATDAEALALRLAAELGVTGAMAVELFETHSGELLVNELAMRPHNSGHWGMDGAVTGQFEQHLRAVLDYPLGSTRPLAPVTVMANILGAPEAPAMSMDERLHHLFARLPEARVHLYGKGERPKRKIGHVNILGDDVAEVREKAERAAHWMSHAVWTDGWDPHGH; encoded by the coding sequence ATGACAACATTGTGTGGCGTGAGCGCTCGTTCTTTCGACTCGTCGGGAATGCCGACGGTGACCATGATCGGTGGCGGCCAGCTGGCGCGGATGACGCACCAGGCTGCCGTCGCGCTGGGGCAGTCGCTGCGTGTGCTGGCGGAGCACCCCGGCGATCCCGCCGCCCAGGTCTCGCCCGAGGTGGTGCTCGGGTCCCATACCGACCTCGCGGCGCTACGCAAGGCCGCGGTCGGCTCGCACGCGCTGACCTTCGATCACGAGCACGTACCCACCGAACACCTCGAGACGCTGATCGCCGAGGGGGTGAACGTGCAGCCGCCGCCGCGGGCCCTGGTGTTCGCCCAGGACAAGCTGGCCATGCGCCGCAAACTCGCCGAACTGGGCGTCCCCGAACCGCCGTTCGTGGCGGTCGAATCGGTGGCCGACGCGCTCGGCTTCGGCGACGAGCACGGCTGGCCGTTCGTGCTGAAGGCGGTGCGCGGCGGCTACGACGGTCGCGGTGTGTGGATGATCGGCGAACGTGCCGAGGCCGAGCGGCTCGTCACCGAGCAACTGGCGGCCGGGGTGACACTGCTGGCCGAGCAGAAAGTGGATCTGAAGCGCGAACTGTCGGCGATGGTGGCCCGCTCCCCGTTCGGCCAGGCCGCGGCCTGGCCCGTGGTGGAGACCGTGCAACGGGACGGCCAGTGCGCCGTCGTGATCGCGCCCGCCCCCGGCCTGCCGTCCGCCGCGGCGACCGATGCGGAGGCGCTGGCCCTGCGACTGGCCGCCGAACTGGGCGTCACCGGCGCGATGGCGGTCGAACTGTTCGAGACACACTCCGGTGAGCTGCTGGTCAACGAGCTGGCGATGCGTCCGCACAACTCCGGCCACTGGGGTATGGACGGCGCGGTCACCGGTCAGTTCGAACAGCATCTGCGCGCGGTGCTGGACTATCCGCTGGGCAGCACCCGCCCGCTGGCCCCGGTGACGGTGATGGCGAACATCCTCGGCGCCCCCGAGGCGCCCGCGATGTCGATGGACGAACGCCTGCACCACCTGTTCGCCCGGCTCCCGGAGGCCCGGGTGCACCTCTACGGCAAGGGCGAGCGGCCCAAGCGCAAGATCGGGCACGTCAACATCCTCGGCGACGATGTGGCCGAGGTACGCGAGAAGGCGGAGCGCGCGGCGCACTGGATGTCGCACGCGGTATGGACCGACGGATGGGACCCCCATGGCCACTGA
- a CDS encoding PH domain-containing protein, whose product MGYPEELLAPDEQLLLHRHPHWKMLFWPAVTFVVVTAIAGFAGGVAWPHLEGVTRNAVLIVIVVLWAAIVLWRGLGRVLHWKSTHFIVTDRRVMVREGVFTHTGIDIPLNRITSVQFRNGLSDRLLGTGTLIIESASGEPLEYDDIPDVMQVHNLLYHEVFEQDRYDPRYDRPPGSGHQHGS is encoded by the coding sequence ATGGGTTATCCGGAGGAGCTGCTCGCGCCGGACGAGCAGCTGCTGCTGCATCGTCATCCGCACTGGAAGATGTTGTTCTGGCCCGCGGTCACTTTCGTCGTCGTGACCGCGATCGCCGGATTCGCCGGGGGAGTCGCCTGGCCGCACCTGGAGGGTGTCACCCGCAACGCGGTGCTGATCGTCATCGTCGTGCTGTGGGCCGCAATCGTGTTGTGGCGCGGCCTCGGTCGCGTATTGCATTGGAAGTCGACGCATTTCATCGTGACCGATCGCCGGGTGATGGTGCGGGAGGGGGTGTTCACGCACACCGGTATCGACATCCCGCTCAATCGGATCACCAGCGTCCAGTTCCGCAACGGCCTGTCGGACCGCCTGCTGGGCACCGGCACCCTGATCATCGAGTCTGCCTCGGGCGAACCGCTGGAATACGACGACATCCCCGATGTGATGCAGGTGCACAATCTGCTGTACCACGAGGTCTTCGAGCAGGATCGCTACGATCCGCGCTACGACCGACCGCCGGGGTCGGGCCATCAGCACGGGTCGTGA